In a genomic window of Sutcliffiella sp. FSL R7-0096:
- a CDS encoding SPFH domain-containing protein yields MSFFRNQFANVIEWQEFREDMIFYKWNNKEIKKGSKLIIRPGQDAIFFNNGKIEGVFRDEGTYDVESQIIPFLSTLKGFRFGFNSGMRVEVLFVNTKEFTVKWGTKNAINIPAPGLPGGMPIRANGTFQFKVDDYIALIDKIAGVRERYLVEDVRIRITSVLDQLLMKWITREGKDMFNLQSNSFEISKGIKEDLDMQIIDNGLTITGFQVMSFNYPKEIQDMISKTASHGMVGDVDKYQRLSMVDGMSSGKMGGSGAASDMAGMMMGMNMANQMMNQMNQQNQNNTGQNQPQPPAQPVTPPASEGQPAVSEAKPNFCPNCGTKTAGGNFCANCGHKLV; encoded by the coding sequence ATGTCATTTTTCAGAAACCAATTTGCCAATGTCATTGAATGGCAAGAATTCAGAGAAGATATGATCTTCTATAAATGGAACAACAAAGAAATCAAAAAAGGAAGCAAGCTGATTATTCGCCCCGGCCAAGATGCCATCTTCTTCAACAACGGGAAAATAGAAGGAGTATTCCGTGATGAAGGCACCTATGATGTGGAGTCGCAGATCATCCCATTTTTATCCACATTGAAGGGATTTCGTTTTGGCTTCAACAGTGGTATGCGCGTGGAGGTCCTTTTCGTCAACACGAAAGAATTCACCGTAAAATGGGGCACCAAAAATGCCATCAACATTCCGGCACCGGGTCTACCTGGGGGAATGCCTATCCGAGCAAATGGAACATTCCAATTCAAGGTTGATGATTATATCGCGTTGATCGATAAAATAGCCGGGGTCAGGGAGCGCTATCTTGTAGAGGATGTCAGAATCCGGATCACTTCTGTTCTCGATCAGTTATTGATGAAGTGGATTACTCGGGAAGGCAAGGATATGTTCAATCTTCAGTCCAATTCTTTTGAAATATCCAAAGGCATCAAAGAAGACTTGGATATGCAAATCATTGATAACGGTCTTACCATTACAGGTTTTCAAGTGATGAGCTTCAATTATCCAAAAGAGATCCAGGATATGATCTCCAAAACAGCCTCACACGGTATGGTCGGTGATGTGGATAAATACCAGCGACTATCCATGGTCGATGGCATGTCATCCGGAAAGATGGGTGGTAGTGGAGCTGCCTCTGATATGGCAGGCATGATGATGGGCATGAACATGGCAAATCAAATGATGAATCAGATGAATCAACAAAACCAAAACAATACTGGGCAAAATCAGCCTCAGCCTCCTGCACAACCGGTGACTCCACCAGCTTCTGAAGGGCAGCCTGCAGTATCTGAAGCCAAACCAAATTTCTGTCCTAACTGTGGCACCAAAACAGCTGGCGGCAACTTTTGTGCTAACTGTGGGCATAAACTAGTTTAG